The genomic stretch CAGCCGATCCTCGAGAAGCGGGCCGAGATCGTCATCGGCGACCGGCAGACACGCACCATCGAGCACTTCTCCGGCTTCAAGAAGCTCATGCAACGGTTCGGCTCCTGGGTCGCCAGCCGCGCCGCCGGTCTCGACCTGCCCGACGCCGCGAGCGGGTTCCGCGCGTACTCCAAGTACTCGCTGATCCGGCTCAACATCGTCACGCGGTTCAGCTACTGCATGGAGACGATCGTGCAGGCCGGCTACAAGCGCATCGCGATCGCCAGTGTGCCGATCACGACGAACGCGAAGACGCGTGAGTCGCGACTGTTCAGCAACATCTGGCAGCACATGTTCGAGTCCGGGTCCGCGATCGCCCGCGTCTACCTGATGTACCGACCGATGGCGCTGTTCGCCTGGGTCAGCGCAGTGCTGGCCGCCTGCGGGCTCATCCCGTTCATCCGGTACCTGGTGCTGCTCGCCACGGACTCGGGCGGGAACCACCTGCAGTCGCTCCTGCTCGGGCTCGTCCTCGTCATCACCGC from Curtobacterium sp. MCLR17_032 encodes the following:
- a CDS encoding glycosyltransferase family 2 protein, whose translation is MKLFIQIPCLNEEQTLPAVLETIPRSIPGIDEIEILVIDDGSTDRTVEVAQAHGVTHFVRHAQNMGLARSFRDGVDYALLHGADIVVNTDGDNQYPQAQIADLVQPILEKRAEIVIGDRQTRTIEHFSGFKKLMQRFGSWVASRAAGLDLPDAASGFRAYSKYSLIRLNIVTRFSYCMETIVQAGYKRIAIASVPITTNAKTRESRLFSNIWQHMFESGSAIARVYLMYRPMALFAWVSAVLAACGLIPFIRYLVLLATDSGGNHLQSLLLGLVLVITAVLAMTIGVVADLTRLNRTLAEEQLDLQKLARYGD